Within Aliivibrio fischeri, the genomic segment GTAACATTCAAACCGGGTCAGAAGCTGAAAGCTCGTGTAGAGAATCTACCTGTAGAAAAATAGTCTTGCCATTTTAGGCGAACAAGAGAGAAGCCGTGTGATGCAGTTAATCACATGGCTTTTTTATTGCCTGTAATATTAATTCTATGAAGTGGAAGGTTTATACCAATTGTAGTATAACTGCGTTGAATTTTTGGATTGTAGAATAACGACTTATCGAAACTATTTCTTGAAAAGTGCCGCCTGGTTCCCAAGCATTTTTGCTGCGTTATTTCTGAACATTTACTTACAGTGGTTGGTATTATTCAGGTTGTTATCACATATTTGTTTTTAATTTATTATTGTTTTGTTTTTGTAATGGTACAGTTTTTAGTATTAAGTTTTACTAAAAACAGGAAGTGCCGATGGATCGCATTGCATTTATTAAAGACACACTGGATTTCTCTAAGCCAATAAAGAGCACAACTTGGTTATTAAGCAATGGAACGCAAGTTAACCATTTAGCTAGAGGAATCATCGAAATTGTTCCTAAAAATCCATCAAGTAAAGCGATCGTTTTATCTTCAGGCATTCATGGAAATGAAACCTCACCAATTGAAATCCTTAATAACATAATCAATGATATTCAAGATGGCTCATTAGTATTGCAGCATCCATGTTTGTTTATCTATGGGCATCCAGAAGCAACGCATCAACATATCCGATTCATTGATACCAATTTAAATCGATTGTTTTCACACTACCAAGCACCAGACGATGCTATTCAAGAAGTCGCTATTGCTAATCAATTAATGTCTTCTGTTGATGATTTCTATGCTAAATATTCTGAAAAAGAAAAATGGCATTTAGATCTGCATTGTGCGATTAGGCGTTCTAAACATTATACTTTTGCAATACATCCTTTTAATCGTCATTACCAACGCTCTGAACCATTACTTCAATTTTTAAAACAGAGTCAGATAGAGGCGTGTTTATATTCAGACGCGCCAGCATCTACTTTTAGTTGGTACAGCGCAGAGCATCATGGAGCACATGCGGCGACGGTTGAACTAGGGAAGGTATCCCGAATGGGAGAGAATGATTTCTCGTTGCTGAGTGGTTTTATTCAAGAGTTAAAGCGATTTATTTCTTCTTCAGATACGAATGCTACAGAATTAAGCAATAGAGAGATTGCTGAGTATCAAGTCACTCGAAGCATTATGAAAAAAAGTGATGAATTTGAGTTCTCTTTTGCAGCGGATTTATCAAACTTTACCTATTTTGAAGAGGGCGAGTCATTAGCTCTTGATGGTGTTGACCACTACAAAGCAGATAGTGGTGGTGAATCGGTTGTATTTCCTAATGCCAATGTAGAGATTGGTCATAGAGCGTGTTTGCTCGTACAAAAGTGTAAATAATATGCTTATCTGTCTTATAAATTGAGTCGATGAAGTGGAAGGCTTTACCTTGGACAGTAGCTTGATATGATAGAGGAAAAATAAATAAGGACACTATTATGACAGCACCAAGCTGGGATCTTTCTATCGCATTCCAATCACTTCAAGATCCGAAATTAAAACAGACTATTTCTCAATTAGAGCAACAGATTGCCGATTTCCCGCAGTTAGACTCTGATGCTGCTGTATCGCAATTGCAGCACGCTATTTTAATGAAAGAAGCTATCACTGTGAATCTTGCAACCGTGGCTAGTTATGCAAACTGCATTGCCTCGGTTGATTCTTCGAATAACGAAGCAAAAGCCTTAGTTAATCATATGACAAAGCTAGGCTCTGCATTATCACAAGTATTCAGCCCATTTTTAGATAGTATCGTAAATTCACCTCTTGAACAGTTTGAGCAGATCATTTCAGAAAATGAAGAGCTGAATGCACATCGTTTTCTGCTTGAAGAAGAGCGCAAGCTTGTTGAAAACCGCTTAAGTGTAAAAGAAGAGCAATTGCTGTCTGCGATGAGTGTTGATGGTAAAAATGCATGGGGTAAGTTATACGATAATATAACAGGCTCTATGAAGGTCACATTGGTACTGGCTGATGGTACAGAAGAAGTGATGGACTGTCACAAGCAGCAAGCATTTTATACGGCAGTGATACCTTACGTAGAGAACCTGCGTGGCGAGCGATTCAACAAGGTATGAAACAGAATCAAGAGAGTTTCTCTGCCATCTTAAATGCGTTAGCGGGTTGGCGTTTAACGGAATATCAAAAGCGCAGTAAAGAAAAATCGGTTCACTTTCTTGAGCCAAGTTTACATGGCAGCCGAATCGAACAAGCGACACTAGATAGTATGATGTCTGTGGCGAAAAAGAATCGAGAAGTAGGACAAAAAGCTGGGCGATTAATGGCCAAAATGTTTGGAGCAGAGCAGCTAACGCCTTGGGATCAACTTGCATCAATGCCACCATTAGTTGGAGAGGCTTCTAATTATAGTTTTGATGAAGCCATTGATATCATAAAAGATGCATTTTCAGGTGTATCACAAGAGATGGCTGATTTTGTTGATGTAATGGTGAAAAACGGTTGGATAGATGCCGCACCACAAGAAACCAAACGTCTTGGTGCTTACTGCACAAAGTTTGCTGACTCACGTACGCCATTGGTCTTCATGACGTGGGGTGACAGCATGTCTGATGTGCTTACTCTTGCTCACGAACTCGGTCATGCGTTTCATAACTGGGTAATGCGAGATATGCCATTGTGCACGACACGCTACCCAATGACACTTGCCGAGACAGCATCTATATTTGCTGAAAACGTAGTACGTGATGCTTTGCTTGCAAAAGCGAAAACCAAAGAAGATAAAATTGAAATGTTATGGGAAGAGTTGTCATCAGCATTAGCATTGACGATTAATATTCCAGTTCGTTATGAGTTTGAAAAAGCATTTTATGAGCAGCGTTCATCAAAAGAGCTTGGTGCTGAAGGTTTATCTGAGCTAATGCGTGTCACTTGGGAAGAGTGGTATGGTAACTCAATGAGTGAAGCAGATTCACTTTTCTGGGCAAGCAAATTGCATTTCAGTATTCCTGAAGTAAGTTTCTACAACTACCCATACTTATTTGGTTATTTATTCAGTATTGGTGTGTACGCACAAAGAGAAGCGAAAGGGGCTGATTTCTATGGAGATTATATTAATCTTTTAAGAGATACAGGAACCATGCGAGCTGAAGAAGTGGTACAAAAACACCTACAAATGGACTTAACACAAGAGACATTTTGGCAGCAGAGTTTGGATAGAGTTAGTAATCAAATTGACGAATTTGAACGTTTGATTAGTGAATAGAATTGAACAGTAAATAATAAAAAGCGCCTCACTGAAAAGTAGAGGCGCTTTTTTTATCTATCAAACTTAAACTAACAGTAATTAGTCACGGAAGTTAGTGAATTGGAAAGGTTGACCAAAATCACCTTCACGAACTAATGCCATTACCGCTTGTAGATCATCACGCTTTTTACCAGTGATACGCAGTTGTTCACCTTGAATCGCTGCTTGAACTTTGATTTTAGATGCTTTGATTTCTTTTACTAATTTCTTAGCAATTAGCGTATCAACACCTTGTTTAAAATCGATGTCTTGGTAAAAATTCTTACCTGAGTGAACCGCATCTTTGATATCCATAGCACGAGCATCAACGCCACGTTTTGCTAGGTTACCACGAAGAATATCAACTAGTTGAGACAGTTGGAAATCATCTTCAGCTTTGATTTTGATGTTTTCGCCTTTAAGTTCAAAGCTAGCGTCAACGCCACGAAAATCAAAGCGAGTTGCAAGTTCACGTGTTGCGTTATCAACCGCATTCTTCAGTTCTACATTATCAACTTCAGAGACAATATCAAAAGCAGGCATAGTTTTAATCCTTAAATTAACGAGATGTTTTAATAGTATTCGATAACATGTCTAACATAGCCACGGTATCTTCCCAACTTAAACATGGGTCTGTAATAGATTGACCATAAGTTAGGTTATTTAAATCCGTCATTGGTTGGTTGCCTTCAACAATGAAGCTTTCAGCCATAATACCAACAACTTTATTGCTACCAGATTCGATTTGAGCACAAATATCTTTGGCTACATCAAGCTGGCGGCGGTGTTTTTTCTGACAGTTAGCATGGCTAAAGTCAACGATTAGGTGAGGAGGCAAATCAACATCCGCTAAACGTTGACAGGCATCTGTCACTGAATCGATATCGAAGTTAGGCTTATCATTACCACCACGAAGGATCACATGACCAAATGGGTTACCCGCAGTGCGGTAAACTGTCATACGGCCTTGTTTATCTGGCGAGTAGAAAAAGTGAGAAGCTTTCGCTGCACGAATCGCATCCATAGCAATTTGAATATTACCATTTGTACCGTTTTTGAAACCGACAGGGCATGATAATGCAGATGCCATTTCACGGTGGATTTGAGATTCAGTTGTACGAGCGCCAACAGCACCCCAAGTGATCAAATCAGCAATATACTGACCTGTGATCATATCTAAAAACTCAGTCGCTGTAGCTAAACCCAGTTTGTTGATATCAAGGAGTAGTTTACGAGCCTTATGTAAGCCAGCTTCAAGTGCATAGCTGCCATCTAAATTAGGATCAGTAATTAAGCCTTTCCAGCCCACAATCGTGCGCGGTTTTTCAAAATAAGTACGCATAACGATGAAAAGCTCATCTTTATACTGTTCTTGAATGTTTGCTAAGCGTTGTGCGTAATCCAATGCTGCTTCTGTATCGTGTACAGAGCATGGTCCCACAACAACTAAAAGGCGCTTATCTTTGCCAGTTAAAATTGCTTCAACCTGCGCACGAGATTGCTCGATATGTTCAGCAACATCGTCCGTAATAGGGTGAGCAGTCGTAAGCTCAGCTGGCGTTGGCATTGGGCCTAGAGGCTGAGTACGAAGTTCATCTGTTTGAAATGGCATAAAAGTTCGCCTGTTAATTCTTTTTTAATACACACCGACTAAGATAACGGAAAATGAGAGGGGATGAAACCCAAAACTTTTATTGTTAGCCACAATAAGTAAATAAAAGTTAACTTGTTGTATCTTTTGGACTTGAGTTGTTGGCAATGTATCGGTATGTTCACATTAATAATAACATAAATGGTATTTACGCGTTTACTGGAGCAAGCATGACAGACACAATTTTACCAACACTTAATCGTGTTGCGAGTTTACCTTCATATCAATCAGAAACAGACTCAGACGCTTCACTGTATGTATCTATTGCTGCATTAATTCAAGAGCATTTGTTTTATCACCCAAAAGCAGTAATCAAAGCACCTGAAATGACGTCAATTGATGCTCAAAGTTTTGCTGCAATCATTGAAAGCGCAGCAGATGGAAAAACGCATTTTATTGATACACTAGCAAACGTGATTCTATCGAATGTTACTGAAGCGACAAAAGAAATTAAAATTGCATTTTCAGATGCGGATAGCGCCGCTTTTGCAGGCCTTCTTGCGGGTCAACTAGAAGAGAAAGAAGCCAATCCAATGATGGGAGTTCGAGGAGTAACTCGATACGCTTCTGACGCTAGCGCCGATCAATTTGCACTAGAGTGTGAAGTGATCAAAAAGGTCATTGCAAACACATCAGCAAGTGTGCAAATCGTCGTACCATTTGTTCGTAATTTAAGTGATGCTGCAACCATTATTGATCGCTTAGCGATTCAAGGCTTACCGCGTGGTTTAGATAGTTTAAAAGTACACTTTGTGTGTGATGTGCCAGCTGCTGCATTAATGGCAGATAAATTACTGCAATACTTTGATGGTATGGTGATTAATGTTGATACATTAACCCAGTTTACATTAGGCGTTGATAAGCAAAATGAAGCACTAGAACATCATTTTGATCCACAAAACGATGCGGTTATCCACCTTATTGGGCATGCTATTCAATCAGCGAATAAAGCAAATAAACCAGTATTAACCACCATTGATGAACTGGCTCAAAACCCTCGTATTCAAGAGCTGTTAGAGCAACTGAATGTCGTAGATGTTGTAGTTACCGCGTAACTTAATATTATTAAGTTACAATAAAAACGCCTTTATTTCGTTAAGCAATAAAGGCGTTTTTTTGTATCATAAGCTGTTTAATTATTTTTCGTCAGATATCTTTTCTATATCAATAATCTTTGAACGGTTAACAATGATTTTCCAGCGGTGCAACTGCGTGCTGTAATCATCCATTGTCTCTCTAATGACCAAATTAATTAAATGACGTTTCTCAACAGATTCTTTACTGACTTGACCATCATTTAAGTGATAAATCTTTTGAGACCCTTTCTCCATTAAACGAGCGATAGGGCGCAAATCAATCAGCATGGTTTCACGAGTTTGTTCATAACCACTCATGAATTTGGTAATGGCCATTTTAGTTTGACTTTTATAGGCTAAAACCACTTCTTCACGTTGCACAACACGGTGTTTACGTAATTTTTGAATATCAGAATCAAGCTCAGCAAACGTCATGTAATCAAGCCATTCTAATTTTCTTCCAACATAAGTATTACTTGTTGGGTCAAGGTAGCGTTTACGCCACTTAGGTTGTCCTTTACGTATCCAACGCCACATTACATCACGTAAGTCATCCTTAAAGACTTCACGCATGGCATAGATAAATGAGACCGCAAAAATGAAAGAGGCCGTAATTTCCCCCAAGAAACCACGAGCTTGAATCACCATTAATGATACAAAGATCATAACCACAGCCGTCGCACCGCCTTTTACCATACGCTTAATATGTTTACCTAAAGCAAGGTTCTTTTCTTTAAGTACGATAGGGAATTCGATTAAACGACGTAGTAAACGCATTTTGTTTGACATACGAGTGATATCTTCCCGAGCTTTACGAGAGTTATAACTCTTATCTAAACGATGTAGATCTTCTTTTTCACAGAAATCGATAAGCTTCTCTTTCACTTCTTTATATTCTTCATTACGCGGCATGTGCGCAATCAGAGAAAGAAACTTCTGCTCGGTGTACCAAGAAAGGTAATTGTCGATGTTTGCGTAGTAACGCTTTAGCGTATCGTCATAAGGAACGTTACGGCGTAACTTTCTAAGAATATCAATTGCGAGTTCAATAGCATCTTCAACTTCCTCGTGCGTAATGTCGTCACGAGTCGTATCGCTTAGTTGTTGTATCGCTTTCTCTAATGCAAGGGCATATTGATAGGCGTATAAACTCAAACTTAAACGATATTGTTCGCTCGATAAACGTCCACGTTGTGCAAGGCGAGAGTGCACAAGAGGTAGGTGGTTTTTATCACTAAAATAGGTTCGTTGGCTTTGAATCGAGTTGTAATAAAACTCAGATTCAGAAATCATATCCTTGTTTAATCCAAGCTCACCAGGAATAAAAAGAAACATTTCTAGTTCATGTTGTTTGGATTCTTCAACAATATGAGAAATTTTTAGTGATAAGCCATCCTTCTTACCAACTGTAATCACAGGAAATTCCTATAAAAATGCTAATTCATACAGCAAGCATATCAGAGTTCGGGTATAATCACCGAGTATTTTATTTAGGAATTGAAGTAATGGTTAAAATTGGTCAAATCAACAAATTAGAAGTAACAAAAACCGTAGATTTTGGTGTCTTTTTAGATGGCGAAGATTTTGGTTCAATTCTTCTTCCAAGTCGTTTTGTTCCAGAAGGCACAGAAGTAGGCGAAGCACTGGATGTGTTTATCTATTTTGATTCAGAAAATGAAGTGGTAGCAACAACTGAAACGCCAAAAGCACAAGTGGGTCAATTTGGACTAATGAACGTGATCGGTACAAACAGTATCGGTGCATTTGTGGATTGGGGCATTGCTAAAAAAGATCTGCTTATTCCATTTAGTGAGCAACGTGGTCGTTTAAATGAAGGTCAATCAATCCTTGTTTATGTATACACAGATAAAGCCTCTGGTCGTATCGTAGGAACAACACGTTTCAACAAGTGGTTAGATAAGACACCAGCAAACTACGAGAAAGGTCAACAAGTTGATATCTTAATTGCTGAGCGAACGGATCTTGGTTACAAAGCCGTAGTGAATGGCGAGCATTGGGGATTAATTTTCCACTCTGATGTATTTGGCAAACTGTTCATTGGTAAGCAACTAAAAGCATTCATTAGTGATGTGCGTGAAGATGGTAAAATCTCATTATCGCTTCAACGTCCAGGTAAAGCACGTATGGATGACTTAAGTGAAAAAGTGATTGCGACATTAGAGAAGAAAGACGGTTTCTTACCGCTAAGTGATAAATCATCACCAGATGCAATTTTTGCTGAGTTTAGAACCAGTAAAGGCACGTTTAAGAAAACTATTGGTGGTTTATATAAAGCAGGCAAGATCACCATCGAAAAAGACGGTATTCATTTAGTTAAATAACGTTTTTACCTAAAAAAATAGCCCGTAACTATTCCTGGTCACGGGCTTTGGGAAACGGCTCATCGCGAGCCTTGCGCTAATAATAAAATGGAAAGCATTACCTTATTTAGCGTAGTTCAAGGGCTCGTTCTGTCCAGTTTTTCTTCAGTTTATTTTCTGCAATTATATATCTTGATAGTGAGTGATTTTATTACGTCCATTATGTTTTGAGTAATATAGCGCTTTATCCGCTTGTTCAATTACATCATCTAATAGTACGTTTGGTTTATTAATTGTCGTAATCCCTGCACTCAAGGTAATGTCTTCATGAAGCGTATTATAGTTTGAGATTTGCGTACGTATTTGGTCAGTAAATTCAATCACTGACTCAATGTCATTATCTCGAATAAAAAGAATAAACTCCTCACCACCATAACGACCAGCTAATACATTAGGGTATTGAGCCATTGTTCTACCCACGATAGCGATCACCTTATCGCCAACTAGATGTCCGTAATTATCATTAATACGTTTAAAGAAATCGATATCCAATAAAATAATCGAATAGGGTTTAAATTTGTTATTACTGTTACTCGATTTTATGAGTGGCGATACCTTGCTATGAAACGTCCCACGGTTGTATAAGCCAGTTAAATAGTCTCTATTAAGTACATTAATTAATTTTCTATGGCGATGGTTAAGTAACAACATCAAAATCAAGATTAAAGTCGTTAAGCTGATCACTAAAGTCAGCAAGCTATATAGCAATGTATTGGTTGGTTGATTTAATTCATCTCGAGAAATACCTGAAATGATCGCCCAGTCCAAATAAGGGTAATAGATAAACAACACATCTTTTTGATACGTTTTATTATCTAAAGTAATTTGGTAAGTGTAATCCTCAATATCCATACGAGAATGATCACTTGAAGTGGTTTGATGTTGATTCATCTGTAAATTGTACGCATGAGCAGACTGACGTATTTTTTCTAACAGTCCATCAGCGTGAGAACCAATTAAGTCACGAACATTTTCGCCTTCATAGCTAGGGTGAAGCAATAACTTACCATCTAGGTCGATGACATAGACATAACCAGTTTCACCATATTGATATTTATTTAACTTGCCTTTAAGTAAGCTTTTATCAATAAAGTGAAGAAGTTCGTCCTTATAAGCACTTGCCGATACGATAAGATCAGAATCAGGCAAGTAAACCGAGTAAGTGATTTTCTTTCTTGGCTTCTCATCTCCAGGGTTTGTCCATAAATACTCAACAAAATTATCATCATTGCCAATTTGTTGCTGAATATGCAGGTACTGGCCAACATTACGACCCTGAAAGATAGGGTGGTACAGTAAATCCCCATTCGAGTTTAGAATGTAAGGATAGCCAGTGTCTCCAATTTTGCTGTCGTTAATATAGTCTTGTATGACTCTTTTTTTTTGCTCAGCACTTAATACTGGAGAGTTTTGAATTTGAGAAATAAATTCAGCAGAGGTTGTCACTATGCCTTTTAAATAACGTTTAATAGACTCATTAAGTGCAGTGTCTACAATATCGTAACTGGCTTCAATTGAGTTGTTGAATGCCTGAAAGGATGATGTTTTGATTGTTTTTTCAACAGATTTAAAGTTTTTGACACTAAACGTGAGTGAAATAGCAGCCATCCCAACCAAGAGTAAGATGATAATTGGTTGTAAGAACGATAAGCGCTGAAGACGAGATTGAGGCATAAGATTAAAATCCTTTTAACGGTACATGCAATTGTATTGGAAAGTATGGACTCTATCAATATGTTCTGATTTTATTCGGATTGAATGAGAAATAGACAAACGATTGATAATGAAAAAAAATTACTTGCAGACTGATTCTGAACTCGATAATATCAACCTCGTTCTAAAGGAATGCGTCTGTAGCTCAGTTGGTTAGAGTACTACCTTGACATGGTAGGGGTCGGTGATTCGAGTTCACTCAGACGCACCATTCCTTCTGTTTGTTTTTGTCAAACAACAACTATTGATTTAGTCACAATAGGTTTTATAGAAGATTTAGAACACAGTGCGTCCGTAGCTCAGTTGGTTAGAGTACTACCTTGACATGGTAGGGGTCGGTGATTCGAGTTCACTCGGACGCACCATTATTTAAACGAAGAAGCCCACCTATTGTGTGGGCTTTTTTGTATCTGTGATTTACATAATCCTTTGATAACATCCTCAATCTTCAATATTTGGTAAATTTGCCTATTCATTTAGTAAAAATGCAATTTACTTCTAGGTTATTCTTCGAAAGTAATTTTTAGAAATAAATGAGTAATGAAAGTGTGGGATGAAAAGCTAGAAGATTTTGTTGATCTTGATGAACTAGAAAGCGAAATAACTAAACCCAAGAAGCAACCAACGTATAGAAATGCTTTTTATAAACCAGTTGAAGATGGTTTTATTACACCAGAGCAAAAAGCCAAACAAGAACAACCTCATAATGAACCAGTAGTAGAAAAGAGCGCTCCAGTTGCTGCGTACGAATACAATATTGAAATAGCGTGCGCACAAGAAGATCTTGTTACGTATCAGATAGGTGCATTTTCACTTGGAAAAACAGATAACGAACCATTAATTAGTTCATGGAAAAAATCCGCATCACAAGCAGGTTTTACTCTATTGACTGCGTCTATTATGGTTAATGAGCCTAAAACACTTTATCGTGAATTCTTTTCATTAAGTGGTCAGGCTCTTTCATTTAAAGAGGTTACTCCTGTTAAAAAAGGAGTAGGAACACATACCGAATCTTTTGTTCCTATTAAAACAGCCGTTCAAGTAGGTGAGCAACTTGGTTGGCCAACGGCTGGTTTTTATTACCATTTTGTTGATGATAAATTAGCCCATGAATATCAGATCGTAGGTAATGACGCATCTACTTTTTTTGTTACTCAATCGAGCGTAGATCAGTTAAGTTCATCGCTTTTATCTGATCATCAGTACAATTTCATACTTATTCCTTGGAAAATCAATAACTCACCGGTAACAAGGCAGCATTTATTGTATTTACCACAAAAAATGACTCAACAAGAGTTTGCAGAGTTAAACGCAACTTGGTTAGATGAAAATGCCTGCCTATTAGATGTAGAAACCATAGTTAAATCAAAAAATGAAAGCGTATTAGTGCGTGAGAAAACAGATAATAATTCAGTAGCTTATGTGATTCAATCTGGTGATTCGTTATGGAAAATAGCCCATCAACAAGGGACAACTATTGAGAATCTTGTTGAACTAAATCCTCAATACAAAGGAAAAGAAGGGCAGATAAAGGTAGGTGATACCCTTGTTATTGAACTAAAGAAGAATGAAAACACCGCAGCCTCTGCTCATGTTGTGGTACTAAATGGAGATGGTAATAGAGAAACATGGGATGAAATAGCCAAGCAGCATTGTATGGCCCCAAGGAGTTACTTAAACTAAATCCAATGTTTGAAGACAATCCATCTGCGTTAAAAGTGGGTGATGAGTTATGTGTAAATGATTCACAACAAGCTCAAGATAAAGAAGAAAGAATCACATTACCACCTATTGTTTTAACGCATATAGGACAAGTATCTAGTTTTGTGAATAGCTTTAGCACTATGAGTAAGAGGCTATTAAATGCATTTGTGGTTGCCGCATTAAGTGACAAAAATATTCCAGCTAATACGCCCATTGTGAATGTAGGAAAGAAAACATTAAGATCAACCGAGTTGTCTTCTTCAAATGACTTAGAATTACTTGCTAATGGAAAAGGCCAGCTAATAAAGAAAAAGGCAGACGGAGAAAGTGTTAAAGCAATACAAAAAGCATTATTAAAACTCAATTTTGACTTGGGAAGCGCAGGCGCAGATGGTAAGTTTGGCTCTGGAACAGAAAGTGTGATAAAAACATTCCAAACTACCTATACACCAACAAATAAAATTCATGCAGATTACAAAATCGGCAGCGCCGATGGAATAGTAGGAAAGAATACATTATTGGCGTTAGATGAAGCAGTTGTTGGTAAGTGGGTTTATGAGCGAGGTGAATTTAAATTTACGTTATCAATAATGCAAGATATTTATCCATCAGTAAAAGATAGTAAAAAAGAAGAATTAA encodes:
- a CDS encoding succinylglutamate desuccinylase codes for the protein MDRIAFIKDTLDFSKPIKSTTWLLSNGTQVNHLARGIIEIVPKNPSSKAIVLSSGIHGNETSPIEILNNIINDIQDGSLVLQHPCLFIYGHPEATHQHIRFIDTNLNRLFSHYQAPDDAIQEVAIANQLMSSVDDFYAKYSEKEKWHLDLHCAIRRSKHYTFAIHPFNRHYQRSEPLLQFLKQSQIEACLYSDAPASTFSWYSAEHHGAHAATVELGKVSRMGENDFSLLSGFIQELKRFISSSDTNATELSNREIAEYQVTRSIMKKSDEFEFSFAADLSNFTYFEEGESLALDGVDHYKADSGGESVVFPNANVEIGHRACLLVQKCK
- a CDS encoding YajQ family cyclic di-GMP-binding protein, producing MPAFDIVSEVDNVELKNAVDNATRELATRFDFRGVDASFELKGENIKIKAEDDFQLSQLVDILRGNLAKRGVDARAMDIKDAVHSGKNFYQDIDFKQGVDTLIAKKLVKEIKASKIKVQAAIQGEQLRITGKKRDDLQAVMALVREGDFGQPFQFTNFRD
- a CDS encoding 3-deoxy-7-phosphoheptulonate synthase, which gives rise to MPFQTDELRTQPLGPMPTPAELTTAHPITDDVAEHIEQSRAQVEAILTGKDKRLLVVVGPCSVHDTEAALDYAQRLANIQEQYKDELFIVMRTYFEKPRTIVGWKGLITDPNLDGSYALEAGLHKARKLLLDINKLGLATATEFLDMITGQYIADLITWGAVGARTTESQIHREMASALSCPVGFKNGTNGNIQIAMDAIRAAKASHFFYSPDKQGRMTVYRTAGNPFGHVILRGGNDKPNFDIDSVTDACQRLADVDLPPHLIVDFSHANCQKKHRRQLDVAKDICAQIESGSNKVVGIMAESFIVEGNQPMTDLNNLTYGQSITDPCLSWEDTVAMLDMLSNTIKTSR
- a CDS encoding putative PEP-binding protein: MTDTILPTLNRVASLPSYQSETDSDASLYVSIAALIQEHLFYHPKAVIKAPEMTSIDAQSFAAIIESAADGKTHFIDTLANVILSNVTEATKEIKIAFSDADSAAFAGLLAGQLEEKEANPMMGVRGVTRYASDASADQFALECEVIKKVIANTSASVQIVVPFVRNLSDAATIIDRLAIQGLPRGLDSLKVHFVCDVPAAALMADKLLQYFDGMVINVDTLTQFTLGVDKQNEALEHHFDPQNDAVIHLIGHAIQSANKANKPVLTTIDELAQNPRIQELLEQLNVVDVVVTA
- a CDS encoding S1-like domain-containing RNA-binding protein — protein: MVKIGQINKLEVTKTVDFGVFLDGEDFGSILLPSRFVPEGTEVGEALDVFIYFDSENEVVATTETPKAQVGQFGLMNVIGTNSIGAFVDWGIAKKDLLIPFSEQRGRLNEGQSILVYVYTDKASGRIVGTTRFNKWLDKTPANYEKGQQVDILIAERTDLGYKAVVNGEHWGLIFHSDVFGKLFIGKQLKAFISDVREDGKISLSLQRPGKARMDDLSEKVIATLEKKDGFLPLSDKSSPDAIFAEFRTSKGTFKKTIGGLYKAGKITIEKDGIHLVK
- a CDS encoding diguanylate cyclase, translated to MPQSRLQRLSFLQPIIILLLVGMAAISLTFSVKNFKSVEKTIKTSSFQAFNNSIEASYDIVDTALNESIKRYLKGIVTTSAEFISQIQNSPVLSAEQKKRVIQDYINDSKIGDTGYPYILNSNGDLLYHPIFQGRNVGQYLHIQQQIGNDDNFVEYLWTNPGDEKPRKKITYSVYLPDSDLIVSASAYKDELLHFIDKSLLKGKLNKYQYGETGYVYVIDLDGKLLLHPSYEGENVRDLIGSHADGLLEKIRQSAHAYNLQMNQHQTTSSDHSRMDIEDYTYQITLDNKTYQKDVLFIYYPYLDWAIISGISRDELNQPTNTLLYSLLTLVISLTTLILILMLLLNHRHRKLINVLNRDYLTGLYNRGTFHSKVSPLIKSSNSNNKFKPYSIILLDIDFFKRINDNYGHLVGDKVIAIVGRTMAQYPNVLAGRYGGEEFILFIRDNDIESVIEFTDQIRTQISNYNTLHEDITLSAGITTINKPNVLLDDVIEQADKALYYSKHNGRNKITHYQDI
- a CDS encoding LysM peptidoglycan-binding domain-containing protein; the protein is MKVWDEKLEDFVDLDELESEITKPKKQPTYRNAFYKPVEDGFITPEQKAKQEQPHNEPVVEKSAPVAAYEYNIEIACAQEDLVTYQIGAFSLGKTDNEPLISSWKKSASQAGFTLLTASIMVNEPKTLYREFFSLSGQALSFKEVTPVKKGVGTHTESFVPIKTAVQVGEQLGWPTAGFYYHFVDDKLAHEYQIVGNDASTFFVTQSSVDQLSSSLLSDHQYNFILIPWKINNSPVTRQHLLYLPQKMTQQEFAELNATWLDENACLLDVETIVKSKNESVLVREKTDNNSVAYVIQSGDSLWKIAHQQGTTIENLVELNPQYKGKEGQIKVGDTLVIELKKNENTAASAHVVVLNGDGNRETWDEIAKQHCMAPRSYLN